The genomic window CCAGGATGAATCGAACCAGACCAATCTATCCATATCAAGCCTTCGAATGACCTTGCTGCTGTCATCGAACCATTCGATGGTTACATCGTCCATCATTTCAGTTTTGCCATTGAAAAAGCCTATATCCAGTATTGACCCGTCCGGTGACCTGTGGGCGAAATTACTTCTTCTCGAGTAATTTATGGGTTCCTGACCGTCTATTTCAACTCTTTTTATCTGTGTCTGCTGGTATGTGGCATTGGAGACTATGAAGTCACCGATGCCAAGTTCGAAGATCGATGTGAGCGCGCCAACGACGAGCAGCGGAAGGAATATCCTGGGTACGCTTATTCCCGCGCCCCTCATTGCCACCAGCTCGTTTCTTCTGGAAAGGGATGAAATCAGAAACAGTGAACTTAGAAGAACGGCTACCGGAAGCACCAGCACTATGATATAGGGCAGTCCGTAGAAGTAGTAGGTCAGAAAAGCTCCCATGGAAACATCTTTATCAACCCATCTTGTGAAATGATCGAAGGCGTCTACACTTACAAAGATGATGACGAATGAGGAAACCGAAATAAGTATCATTTTGATGAATCTCAATGCAAGGTAACGGTCAAGTATTCTGAATATCATCTTGAACCGCGATCCCGCATACCATTGGAAGCATTTATTTCATGCCTGCCGCTGAATCTTCTGAAAAAAGATACTAATGCTGCGGTCAGCCTTCCCAGAGGCAGCGGGTTGCCTTCATGGAGGCTCCTGATGGTCAGAACTGTCCCAAAGGCGCCCAGTATGATATTCGGCAGCCACATTGAGAGGAATGCGGACATCATCCTTCTGTCCGCAAGCTGTTCTCCGGCTATGAGGAAAAGGTAGTAGACAAGAATAACCAGCAAGCTTACTCCAAGTGCAATACCGGCGTTGCCCTTCCTGGTTGACAACCCAAGCGGGATACCAAGAAGCACGAATACTATACACGCAAAAGGTATGGAGTATTTTTTCTGTATTTCCACCCTGTATCTGCTTATGCTCCGCTGCAGTGAAGCCTTTCTGTCCGCCAGGATACGAAGGTCACTTGATTGCTGCGCCATGAAATTCCTTGACAGATTGAAGTATGTGCGAGCGTCAACGCTGTCAGGAGGAGGAAAGATACCCCTTCCTCTGGATATTGATGAATCATTCATCATGGCAAGAATGGGGGCGCTGCCGGTGCAGATAAGTGAATCCTCGAATGTATCAGCCTGCATCTGAAGAGAATCAACAAGAGCTCGCATATGGCCCGCGGAAAGCTCCCTGTCCCCACGGTTGTCCCTGTTCTGCCTGATCAGCTCTTCGGATCTGGTTATTTCAACGGTATATATCGCGAAATCCAGTTTTCTGTACTCACCTGATTCCGATAGTTCATGCATCTGTCCATCGGTGAGGAGAAGACGGAAACGGTTCGCGGAAACCGGCTCCATTTTCCCCTTGAGGGCTGTGATCGTTCTCCCGGGCATGCCGGGAATCCGTTCATGTATAACAACATTCGACAGTTCGCCGGTTAAGTCATCCTTTTCTTCGACAATTATCCTGTAATTCTCGATATCTTCCACGAACATCCCCGGGATGATCTTGGCGGCCGGTCGCATGGTGCCGATATCAAGAAGGAGGTTCTTGGCGAGGTGGTTCGCGTCCGGCAGAACGTAGTTATTGAAAAGTACCATGGTTGCAGCGAGGACAATTGCGGCCAGCATGAGGGGTTTGATCAGCATGAAGATGCTTATGCCCGATGATTTCATTGCGGTCACTTCAAGGTCGGATTCCATTCTGCCAACCGCCATGAGCACACCGGCCAGAACTCCCATGGGGATCACGACCGCCACCATTGAGGGAAGCAGCAGCAGGAAAACTTCCACAACGGTTCTTACCGGTACCCCTTTGCTTACTATCATATCGAGAAGATCCAGCAGTTTGTCCAGCAGCATTACAAAGGTGAAGATACCCGCGGAAAGAAGAAAGGGTGAAATGAATTCCCTTAATGTGTAAACTTGCAGTTTTTTCATATACATCTCATTATAGGCTTTCAGAAAAATCGGACAATATGGCAATTATACCCTTTATCAGTTTATCTTTCCACTGCATGCAGCTGGAACCATAAGCAACCGGGGGACTAGTATCCTGATATGAGAATAAGAACCGGAACTTTACCATGGATAACATTGTTTGTACTGGTTACAGCCGCGGGAGCGGTAGGAGTGCGGGCTCCCAGGCTTATTCCAGTTTACCCATGGGAGACTGAATACTCTACCGATCTGCTCGTTTCTCCGGGTGTATCCTGGCGCCTTGTAAACTCTTTCCGAAACCATTTCATATGCTGGCGGCTTTTTCATGGTACCATTCCGGTCTCCACACAGGGTTGTTCTCCTCTTGAGGACATGAATCTTCGGTCAATGGAATGGAAACTCCGTGATACCTGGACTGCTATGAACAGGAATAATTGTATGCGAACAACAAGGGATCAGGGATCCCTTGTGCCTACAATTTACCTGCCGCTGGACATGCCCCCGATACTCGCGGGAGCTATCGGAGAAGGCGGACAGATAGATATCAGCGGTTATCAGAAAATCACTCTTTCCGGGGTATCCCACTACAGACCAAACGCGGTACAGATGGAGGGTGAGAGTCAATCCCTCTTTCCCGACCTGAAGATGGAGCAGGAACTGCGGGTTCAGCTGGAAGGAACCATCGGCGAGAAGATACATGTCGATGTTGACCATGACAGCCGGAGGAGCTTCGGCCCTCAGAGCAGCCTGAGTCTGCGGTACGAAGGATACGAGGACGAGATAATACAGAGTATCGAGATGGGCGACATCAGCCTTTCAATAACCGGGCCGGAATTCGTTTCTTACAGTATTCCACACCAAGGATTATTCGGCGCCAAGATACTTGCCCAGGTTGGTCCCGTTGAATTCACAACCATCGCGAGCCGGCAAGCCGGGTCCACTGAATCCTCAGAATTCGTTGGTCAGGCTATCATGGTTGAAGACAGCATTCTCGATATACATCCGGCAGACAATTACTTCTTCTACACACTGCCGGATTCCCAGCAGCAACCCCAAATAGTATCGATCAGGGTTTTTCAGGATGACCTCGATGGAACGAACAATCAGGAAACAGGGGCCGTTGAGGGAGCATGGTTCATCGAGGGCACGGGAGAGACTGGCAACGGTTATTGGGACGAACTTCAGCCCGGTCTGGACCTGGATTACGTTCTGGTTGATTCATCCACAACCATCCGTTTCAGAAGACCTGTGAACAACAATTACAGGATAGCTGTCTGGATGGTCACAGCCGAGGGTGACACAATAGGTAATGCCAGTACGGGTACTGACTGGAATCTGAAACTGATAAAACAGAGCAATCCTCTGCCCGATTATTCAACCTGGAGTTACGAATTACGGAACAGGTACTTCCTCGGTGCAAACAACATCGTTCGGGAAAGCTTCAACTGCAGCATATACCTTGACAGGTCGGGAGAGGATCCTGTCCAGAGTCAGGAGGGAGTTCCGTTCATTGAACTTCTGGGGCTTGACACAAACGGGGACGGTTCTCTCGCGGACGAAGAGAACGCTGTTGACTGGGACAACGGTTTCCTCGTGTTCCCCGAAACCAGACCTTTCACTGATCCGGTACTGAATGTTACGAATCCGGCAGTTTACAATGAGAACAATCCCCTCCCGACGCAGAGCAAGTATTTCATTGAAGTGAGCTACAGGGCGGCTTCGACTACATATTCACTCGGACGGATGGGGATAATACCCGGAAGTGAAAGCGTTACTCTTTCAGTAGCGGGAACTACAAGAACCCTGGCTAAGGATGTAGACTACACGATTATCTACGAAATCGGGCTGCTGACCCTTATGGGAGAGGCTGCCGAGGATGCCCAGAATCCCAGCAACACACTGCGTGTCACATTCGAATACCTTCCCCTTTTCGCCGCCCAGAAGAAGACCCTGATAGGATCCAGGGCCGTTTACAGTATAGGATCGGATTCATGGCTGGGAGCCACGGTAATGTTCGAGAGCGCCAGCACCCCCGGCGACAGGCCCAGGGTAAGTGAAGAATCCACAAGGACTCTGGTTGCCGATATTGATGCCCATCTCGAGACAAAACCTGAATTCCTCACGGATTTTGCGAATATGATTCCCGGAATAACTACCGAGGCCGAAAGCAAAGCCATCATCTCGGGAGAAATAGCCATGAGTTTTCCTAATCCAAATGTTGACGGCATAGCTTACGTTGATGATATGGAGGGTACGGAAACAGCATTCCCTGTGGGGCAGAGCAGAGCCGCATGGCATCTGTCAAGTATTCCTGTTACACAGGTATCTCCCGAATTTCCAGTTGGAGAAATCAGGTGGTACAACACCTACCGGAGATGGAAACTTGAGGACATTGTGCCGAACGTTACCGGCAGACAGGAAGATAATTATGTGAATAATATTCTGGAACTCTATTTCCAGCCAAAGGATGACAGCGAATACTCATGGGGCGGCATTCAAAGGTGTATGGACAAATACGGGCTGGATTTTTCCAGGAAAACTCATCTCAGGATGTACATAAGGGTTACGGGTTCAGCCCAGAGCGGAAATATCTGTCTTGATCTGGGCGAGAGGATAGATGAGGATTCCTACTGGCTTGAGAGGACGGCCGGGGAACTTGTCAGAAGGGCCAACGGTGAGCTGGACACAGAGGATATTAACACTGACGGTATCCTGTCGAACGACGAGGATACTGGCCTGGACAATCTCTGGGATGATGAGGAGAACCCTCCAGAGGGGGGTGATCCTAATATGGATAACTACCATTACGACGGAAACGAGCCACCTTCTGAAAGATACGACAGAATAAACGGTACTCAGAATAACGATCTTCTTGATACGGAGGATCTTAACAGAAACGGTATACTCGACCGGTCCAATTCGTTTTTCAGAATCCATATACCTATAGACGATCCGGATTACATTGTGTCCGGACCAAATGCGAATGGATGGATGCTTATAGAGATCCCCCTTGAGGACACTTCAGTCGTTTCCGTACCCGGATTTGTAACTGGTACACCCACATGGGAGAAGATAAGCTACGCGAGGCTGTGGGTGGATGGTTTCGCAGATGCTGATACTGTACAGATATACGACCTCGAGGTAGTCGGAAACAGGTGGGAGGAGAAAGGTGTATTACTCGCGGACTCAATTGGTTTGCCCGTACTGAAATCGGAAAAAATGTACGTTTCCACGGTTAACAACAAGGATAATCCTGAGTACGCCAACGATCCCCCTCCCGGTGTGGATACAGGAAAGGACGAGTACGGTGACCCAAGGCTTGAGCAGTCCATCTCTCTGGAGGCCGAGAATATTTGCTCCGGACACTACGGTCTTGCCACACAGAGTTTTTACAGCGGAGAGGATTATACCGGCTACAAGCAGATCCGATTCCTTGTGCACGGTGAAGAACTGTACGATTCAGACCTTATTTACAGGCTGGGAACCGACAGCCTTAATTACTACGAGATAGGAGTCGATTTAAAACCCGGCTGGCAGATAGTGGAGATCAGTCTTGATGATCTTGTTGGTCTGAAGGCCGTAAAAGATCAATTGGAACTGGAGTATATAAAGGAAGGCAATCTGGCAGTACGGGGTTCCCCTAATTTCGCGAAGATCATGGAGATGAGTCTGGGGCTGCAGAACAATTCGGCGACCCCGTTGAACACCACGGTATGGGTTGACGATATTACTTTGAACCAGCCCTGGAGCAATTCAGGGACAGCGCATAGAGTAACAATGGGTCTTGATGTAGCAGATTTTCTATCCCTCAGCGGTGATTACAGGGAGGTAGACTCCGATTTTCACGGACTTGGAAGCAGGTCCGGGCAGGGAAATACGAAAACTACATATAATGCAGGGGCAACGATGTACATCAACCGATTTACGCCTCCCCTCTGGGCTCTTTACGCCCCTGCTAATTTCGCGTGGTCACTGAATATCTCCAAACCGGTATTTCAATCCGGTTCCGACTTCCGTCTCAGCGATGATGAATCATGGGATGAGCGAACACAGAGTAGAGGTTGGAGTACAGGTTTTCAACTCAGGAAAAACAGTTCATCTGAATCCTTTTTTAGCAGGTATCTTATTGATCCGTTCCGATTCACACATACATATTCCAGAGGATACGGTTTGACACCCTCAAGCAGGGATACATCAAGTATGGCGGATGGAGCATTGTCATACGAAATCAGTCCCGGACGAATGCAGCTTCTTGATCTTCCGGTTATTGAGTATTTCAGAATAAGACCCACCCGGGTGAGCTGGTCCCTTTCGCGAAGGAACAATTGGGACACCAGGTGGAGTTTTGTAAATGACGATACAGTGCAGACCCGGGCTACTATATTGAGAACTCTGTCCTCCAACGGGGCGATTACCTTCAACCCCTGGAAAGGATTATCCGCAAGCGGTTCACTTGGCCTTGTCAGGGATCTTCTGTACCCCTGGGAGGGAAGTACAGGAATGAACGTCGGACGGGAGATATCAAGGAATCAGAGTATCAGCGTATCCCAGGATATTAATCTGTTTGATTATCTGAATCCCAGATTTTCTTTTGATTCCCACTACGGGCAGTCAAGGCTTGCTCCCCATACTTTGTCAGGGGCGGATTCTCTTGGACTGCAAAGGTATTCAGTTTCAGCCACCAGGAGAGTAAATGTAAGGATTGGATTTGTTCATACGATAAGAAGCCTTGCCAGGTTGCGTGATGAGAGGCTTGATGAGGAAGCTGAAACCGGAAGCCCGAGATGGTTCCTGATTAAGCTTGAACGATGGGCTAACATGATCAATGATCCGAACATTACCTATTCGGAAACCGAAGGCAGCGAGTATCGGGATATGGAATTCATTCCCGATTGGCGATATCAGACAGGTATCGAGCCTGTACTGGACGATGTCGTTCCTTGGGACAGAACAAAAGGATGGAACCTTCAGGTTTCCGGAGGATTCAGGCCGGTATCTACAATGTCTTTCAGGATTGAGTACAGATCATCTGAAAACAGGAATCTTTATTCCGGGTTCTGGAACAATCAGAGATCGAAAACGTGGCCCTCGGTCTCTTTCTCATGGTCCGGATTGCACAGGATCGCGGGCCTGAGTGATATTATTAGAACAGGTTCTGCCAGCTCAGGATACAGTATTGAGACAACCGAAAGCGGAAGATATGAAAGTGACGTTTATATCCCAACAACTGAAACGAAAAAAGTCAACTGGTCACCGCTCTTCAATATCAGTTTTACACTTCTTAACGATGTGCAGATATCTCTCAGCGATAATGTTACAAATACGGTGATGCAGAGCTTCACGGGAACGCAGGCAAAAACGGAAAGCAGCAACAGCAGCCTTCAATTTCGTATTCAATACTCATTCTGCGCTCCCGGTGGAATAGCCATACCGCTGCCGCTTCTTGACAGACTTCGGATAAGTTTCCGGAGCGACCTTACAACCAGCCTCAACGTAACCAGGTCGAGAACCAGGAGTGAGCTTCTTGGCAGTTCAGTTGGAGCGCAGCTTCAGACCGACAGGGAGGAATGGCGGATAGAACCTGCGGTGAATTATGATTTTGGCACGGTAACCGCAGGTCTTACGGGCATTATCGGCTGGAAAACAGATAGGGTTAACTCTCAGTTTGACCAGCGGGATATCGGTATGAATATCTGGGTAACTATCAATTTCTAAATTCCGCGGGTTTCCATCTGGTCATTTACAACATTTATGTATATGCTCATTGTTGTTCGAACTGGAGGCTACATCTCTAACTGGAATGTACAATAAAGTCTGAACATGTATAATTACAGGGGTGTTACTTGCTACATCAGGATGAGTTGATTTTGGAGGTTTGATGAACATAAAGATCGGCCAGCTACTTCTGAACTCTGGCATTATCTCAAACAAGCAGCTTGAACAGGCTCTCAGTAGACAGAGTGAAGATAATAACAGACTGGGATTCCACCTGGTCCAAATCCAGGCCATTTCCGAAGCTGATCTTAATAAATTTCTTGCAAGACAGCAGAGTATCGAGAGTTCAAATCTCGATAAAGAAGATATCGACGAAGATGTAATTAACCTGATAACAGGTGATATCGCCAGAAGGTATGAAGTTATTCCCATCAATCGAGATGGCAGAAAGCTGATTGTAGCCATGACCGACCCCAACAACCTCTTCGCGATTGACGATCTCAGATTTTCACTGGGAATGGATATTGAACCCCACATATGTGCCTCGAGCATGATAAAACGGGCTCTGTCGAAATTTTACGCTGATTCCGAAGCCATCGTACCGATCGATGAGAAAAACAGGAACAACAGTATACATACTTCTCTTGCGGATATTGATGATGATGGTTTAGATGCGGATGCGGACATGCTTATCGGTGATGAAGTATTTGAATCCATGATTATACAGAGTGATGAGGAAGAGGAAGTAGAGGAAGATGACCTTGATTTTGAAATAGCTGATTCTCCCGTTGTCAAACTCGTAAACAGTCTTATAGCGGATGCTGTAAGAAGGGGGGCCAGCGATATTCACTTCGAACCCTTTGAGAGATTCGTGAGGGTCAGGTTCAGGATAGATGGTGTCCTTCATGAGGTCATGCGTCCCAGCAGGAAATACAGATCAGCTATGGTCAGCCGCCTCAAGATCCTTGGAGGAATGGATATTGCCGACCATAATCTTCCGCAGGATGGAAGGCAGAAGATATTGGTAGGCAAAAGATTTGTTGACCTCAGGCTCGCGACTCTGCCTACGCTTTTCGGTGAGAAAGTTGAAGTGAGGCTTCTTGACCGCAGCGCTGTTATTCTTGACCTTGAGAAGCTTGGATTCGAAGAGGAGCCACTCAAGGAATTCAGAAAAGGCATCAAGAGACCATTTGGAATTGTACTTGTCACCGGGCCTACTGGATGCGGAAAAACAACCACGCTGTATTCCGCCATTACCGAGCTTAACGATATTGGCGTTAACATAATGACCGCTGAGAACCCGGTTGAGTTCAATCTTAAGGGTATTAACCAGGTCCAGATGAATTCCGATGTCGGATTGACTTTCGCCAACGCTCTCAGAGCATACCTGAGGCAGGATCCTGACATAATCATGGTCGGAGAAATAAGGGATAAGGAAACCTGTGAGATCGCTATTAGAGCCGCTCTGACCGGTCACCTGGTGCTTTCAACTACCCATACCAACGATGCTCCAAGCACCATCAACAGGCTGATTGACATGGGTACTGAACCCTTCATGCTCAGTACATCAGTGGTTTGTATAGCCTCTCAGAGGCTTATCCGAAAGATATGTCCCAAATGCAAGACTCAAATACATGTTCCCGATGATGTTTTCGCTGACGCTGGAATTGACGCTGAAAGGTTCAGGAATATCAAATTGTACGAAGGCACAGGCTGTTCGTACTGCAACAATACCGGTTACAAGGGTAGAATTGGTATTTTTGAGGTTATGCGAATAGACGATGACATAAGGCGCCTGATAGAGAGTGATGCCAGCAGCATAGAGCTCGAAAAAGTAGCGCTGGAAAAGGGCATGGTGAACCTCAGAGAAGCTGCTATCAGGAAGCTGGAAACCGGGCTTACTACGTTCGATGAAGTCCTAAGAGAAACAATTGCGAACTCTTAACGGAGGGTATCTTGCTTAGCAGATTGGCGATGATGCTTCTGGAATCCGGAATGGTCACGCAGGATAATATTGACCAGGTCTTGAGCTCGTACGGCCCGGGCGAAATTGAGCTTGCCGACCAGCTGGTTGCGATGGGCGTTGTACCTGAAGACCTTATCACCGAATTCCTGGCCGAAATATATTCCGTTAAGCCAGTATTTCTTAATGAGCTGGAATTCGATCCCCTGCTTGCACAATCACTCCCGGACGAAACCGCGCGAAAATATCTTCTTGTTCCATTTAAAGAAGACAAGGAATATTTTTACATTGGCATGGGGTCGCCGGGGGATCTGTACGCAGTTGATGATGTTAAGTTCGCTGTAGGAAAAGAAGTCATCGTTTATGCATCAGCTCCGTCCGCTATCAGAAGGGCACAGAACGACCTTTACGGCAAACAGGATTCCCTCGTATCGGTAAAAGACCAGCTGGATGACTATGAAGAGGAACTTGATGACCTTGAAGTAGTGCAGACTCTTGGTTACGAAGATGAGGAAGAGGGATACGAGGATAGCAATCTCGAGGATGAATACTCACATATTATGGAAGGCCCCATAGTCGGTTTTGTAAATGCCATAATTGCCAAAGCCGTACGTACCGAAGTCAGTGATATTCATATAGAGCCTTACGAGAAATACCTCCGTATAAGATACAGGCGCGACGGTAAGTGCTTCGTGGTCAGAAAGCTTCCCAAGAAAGTGCAGCCTCAGATATTAAGCAGACTGAAAATAATGGCAAAAATGAATATAGCAGAGAGAAGAAAAACACAGGATGGTCGTATCAAGGCAGTAATCGATGGAAGATCAATTGACTTCCGTGTCAGCGCGGTCCCTACGGTTAACGGCGAGAAGATCGTTCTGCGTATTCTTGACAGGGGCAGCCTGGAGTTTGACCTGAGGGAACTTGGCTTTCCTGAAGACGCGCTGAAAGTATTCATGCAGGGAGTCAGCTCTCCATACGGTATTGTTCTGGTTACGGGCCCCACCGGAAGCGGCAAGACAACGACACTGTATTCTGCCCTGAGTTCGCTGAACACGGAGAACAGGAACATTCACACCGCTGAAGAACCGGTGGAATACAATATAGAAGGCTTAACTCAAACACAGATAGATTTCAGTATGGGATACGATTTCGCCACGGCTCTAAGGGCAATCCTCCGGCAGGACCCCAACATAATCATGGTGGGCGAAATTAGAGATCTGGAGACAGCGAGCATCGCGATAAAAGCTGCGCTCACCGGTCATCTTGTTTTTTCCACAATACACACCAACGACGCTCCCAGTACAGTGAACAGGTTGATCGATATAGGTATTAAACCATTCCTGGTTGCGTCATCTGTTCGAACAATCATGGCCCAGAGACTTGTCAGGAAAATCTGCAAAAATTGCAAGAGACCCCATGAGTACTCGGATGATGAATATCTGGCAGCGGGTGTTGACCCTGCTGAAATGGTTGGACATACAACATATAAAGGCAAAGGCTGCAGTAAATGTGGAGGCTCCGGTTACAGAGGAAGAATAGGGCTTTACGAAGTACTGCCAATTGATAAGAATATAAAACAGGCTATAATTGAAAAGGTCACTGCGGGCCAGTTACGTGTTTTGGGTGTGAAAAACGGGATGAGAACTCTCAGAATGGATGCTATTGCGAAGCTGAAGGCGGGTATTACAACACTTGATGAGGTTACCAAAATAGTTGAGGACGATCTGGAAGTGACAAAGGCCATGAAAGAATTGAAGAGCAGAACCGGTTAGCAGCAGACAGAGGAAGGACGTTCAGCATAATATGATTATTAAAACTCTGTTAAAGGAAATGATGGAAAGAAGGGCCACTGATCTTCATCTTACGGTTGGAACCCCTCCCGTTGTCAGGATAGACGGTGAGCTGGAAAGGATGGAGTACGATCCTCTTACTGCTCAGGATACACAGAATCTTATTTACAGCCTTCTCAAGGATGAACAGAAAAAAAGATTTGAGCTTGAGAAGGAGCTTGACTTCGCCTTCGGAATAAAAGGCCTCTCAAGGTTCAGAGCCAACGTATTTTTTCAGAGGGGCTGCGTTGCCAGTGCCATCAGATCCATTCCACATGAGATACTTTCATTCGATGAACTCGGAGTTCCGCATGCTGTAGAAACTTTCGCGGAGAAACGCCAGGGTCTGATTCTTGTCACCGGCCCTACAGGATGCGGTAAATCCACTACACTTGCCTCAATAATCAGAAAGGTCAACGCAACAAGGCATTGCCATATAATCACGATAGAGGACCCTATAGAATACGTGCACCATCACGATAAGGGTATCATCAATCAGAGGGAGATAGGGCAGGATACAAAGTCCTATGGAAATTCGCTGAGATATGTACTCAGGCAGGATCCCGATGTGGTACTTATTGGTGAGATGAGGGATATGGAAACCATGCAGGTAGCACTGAACATCGCGGAAACAGGCCACCTTACAATGGCTACACTGCATACCAATTCCACTTACGAATCCATCAACAGAATTATTGACTCGTTTCCAGCGCAAAGCCAGGATCAGGTAAGAAGCCAGTTGTCATTTGTAACTATAGGCGTTCTTACGCAGCAACTGGTTCCAAAGGCCAGAGGAACGGGCAGGGCGCTGGCGGCGGAGGTTCTTGTCTGTAATCCGGCGGTTAAAGCGACTATTCGACAGGATAAGCTTCACCAGATATACGGACTTATGCAGGCAGGTCACAAACACGGTATGAGGACCATGAACCAGTCTTTATTTGAACTGTACAAGAAGAAGGAAATCACGAGAGAAGTTGCCCTGGAGCGTTCCCACGATATCGGGGAACTTGAACAGATGATAGCAACCGGCAGAGAGATTATTTAGCGACAGGAGGCGGAAAATGCCTGAGTTCAGTTGGGAAGGAACAAACAGAGCCGGCAGAATGATGTCGGGGAAGATTTCTGCCTCGAAAAAGGCGGAAGCGCAAGAACTCCTCACTCAAAGAGGGGTGAATGTAACCAAGATCAAAGGTAAAGGGTTCGATATAGCCACCTTTGGCGTTATAGGAACGGGCGTGAAGGACAAGGAACTGGCGACCTTCACGCGGCAGTTCGCTGTGATGATCAACGCAGGGCTTCCACTGGTCAAATGTCTTCAGATACTCAGTCAACAGCAGGATAACAAGATTTTCGCGGAGGTTATCGAAGACGTTACATCGGATGTGGAAAAGGGAGGAACACTGGCGGATGCCCTGGGGCAGCACAGTAAAATATTCTCTGAGCTTTACGTGAACATGGTCGCCGCGGGTGAGCAGGGCGGTATTCTGGATACTATCCTTGACAGGCTTTCCATACACCTCGAGAAATCAACCGCTCTTAAAAGTAAAATAAAATCGGCCATGATGTATCCAATGGTAGTTCTGATAGTTGTTATCGTGGTCGTAATGGCTCTGCTGCTGTTCGTAATACCAATTTTCGAGCAGATGTTTGCTGACATGGGCGGCGAGCTGCCCGGACCAACGCGGTTCGTTGTAGGTCTTTCCGAATTCGTTCAGAAAAACATCGTTCTGATTCTGATAGGCTTTGCTGCTATTATAACTGCCTATAAAATGTACTACAAAACTAAAAACGGCGAGAAAGTTATCGATGCAATCAAGCTCAAAATGCCCA from Candidatus Aegiribacteria sp. includes these protein-coding regions:
- a CDS encoding type II secretion system F family protein, which codes for MPEFSWEGTNRAGRMMSGKISASKKAEAQELLTQRGVNVTKIKGKGFDIATFGVIGTGVKDKELATFTRQFAVMINAGLPLVKCLQILSQQQDNKIFAEVIEDVTSDVEKGGTLADALGQHSKIFSELYVNMVAAGEQGGILDTILDRLSIHLEKSTALKSKIKSAMMYPMVVLIVVIVVVMALLLFVIPIFEQMFADMGGELPGPTRFVVGLSEFVQKNIVLILIGFAAIITAYKMYYKTKNGEKVIDAIKLKMPIFGMMLRKMSIARFTRTLGTLISSGVSILDGLSITSKTSGNRVVADAIMEARTSISGGENISNPLQASGVFPGMVTQMIAVGEETGGIDTMLMKIADFYEEEVDTAVAGLTATLEPIMIVILGGIVGGIVIAMYLPIFDLIGTVGA